Genomic segment of Acidimicrobiia bacterium:
CGACGATCCTTCGCACGTCTCCATCGCGGCCCCAAATCATCAGATCGGGCCCATCAGATCGGGCCCATCAGATGATGTCGCGGGCGAGGACCAGGTAGTAGACGGCGGGCAGGCAGAACAGCATCGCGTCGAAGCGGTCGAGCGCACCGCCGTGGCCGGGCAGCAGCGTGCCGAGGTCCTTGAGTCCGAGGTCGCGCTTCAGCATCGACTCGCAGAGGTCGCCGAGCGGGGCGAAGATCGCTACTACCACGCCGAGGAGCAGGCCGTCAGCGAGCGAGTTCCACGGGTGGAGGCCCATGACCTCGGCGACCACGGCACCCAGGATCACCGACGCCACCATCCCGGCAATCAGCCCCTCGACCGTCTTGTTCGGCGAGACGTCGGGCGCGAGCGCGCGGCGCCCGAGACGGGAACCGACCACGTACCCAACGACGTCGTAGCCGACCGCGCAGATCACGAGACCGATGATCATCCCGACACCGTCTGGATAGACGAGCAGGAGCCCCGCGAAGCCTCCGAGTACGCCGACGTAGCCGTATCCGAGCATCGTGACGGCCGCGTTCACCATTGGCCGCGCGTTCACGACCTTCGCGAGATACCAGAAGAGCGTGAAGCCGAGCACGACCGCGGACACGAGCGGGAACGCGCGTTCACCGTAGCTGTACGCGATGCTGACCAGTCCGGCCGACCCGAGCAGACCGATGATCGTCGCGGGCTGGAAGCCGGCGCGCCGGACACCCTCGTAGAACTCGAACGCGGCGATGGCCACGATGATCGTGACGAGGGTCGCAGTGGCAGCTCTCCCGAGCGCGAACGCCGCGAGGCCGATGCCGGCCAGTATGACGCCGGTGATCACGCGCGTCATGAGGTCGTCGTGCATGGGCATCGCGCGAGACGGTCGATCGTTGGCTTCCGCCGCGCCGTACGCACTGGCCGTCGCGGCGGCGCCCGCGCGTGCGGCGCGCCCTCGGGAGCGCCGGTCGGGTGAGCGCCGCGCGGCAACCTCGTCCGCGAACACTTCGTCGTCGTCGACGTCGGGCACGTCGACCAACGCGCCGAGCTCGCCACTGTCGTCGTGCACGGGGTCGTCGTCGAAGTCGCCGAAATCGCTCTCGGACCACTCGCCGGCCTCGCTGCGGAACCGAGGCGTGCTCCCCGAGGTCGAGAAGATGTCGTCGTCGAGCGGATCGTCGGCCGAGATCATCGGGACTTCGCCGGTGGGTGGCTCGGTCCAGTGAGGGAGCGGGAGCGGGCCGCTCGATTCGCTCGCGGGCGCGGGCCGCGGGGTGAGCGGGAGCGGGCCGCTCGATTCGCTCGCGCGGTCGGTGGGAAGAGGGAACCGGGCCGCAGGGCGCACGTCGGGCGGCGGCTCGCGGCGAGGGCGGGGCGGCTCCTCGGGGCGTGAGGGCCCGCGGCCTGCTTCGACAGCCGCCTGCGCCTCGTCGGCACCGAGAATGCGCACGCCCTCGTTCGTGGGCGTATCGGTTGGATCGTCTTCGAAGTCGTCGGGCACGGCCCCAAGGCTAGACCGGTTGTCCGCTCTCGGCGGCTTTCGCCGCCAGGCCGCTCAGATCTGCAGCAGTTCGTTCTCCTTGTGCTTCAACAGCTCGTCGATCTCGGTGCCGACGTCGTGCGTGCGCTTCTCGAGCTCCTTCTCGGCCCGGTCGAGGTCGTCCTTGCCGATCTCGCCGTCCTTCTCGAATGCCTCGAGGTCGTGGCGGGCCTGACGCCGGATGTTGCGCACCGCAACCCGCGCCTCCTCCGCCTGATGGCGCACGATCTTCACCAGATCCTTGCGCCGCTCCTCGGTGAGCTCCGGGAAGACGAGGCGGATGATCTGGCCGTCGTTCGACGGATTGATCCCGAGGTCGCTCGTCTGGAGAGCCTTCTCGATCGACTTGATCGACGTCTTGTCGTACGGCGAGATCGTGAGCACGCGAGGCTCGGGCACCCCGAAGCCCGCGATCTGCTGGAGCGGAACTTCGCTCCCGTAGAAGTCGACCTTGAGCTTCTCGACGAGCGCCGAGTTCGCGCGACCGGTTCGCACGCCGGCGAACTCGCCCTGCAGGTGGCTGACGGCCTTGCGCATCTTGTCGGCGCAGTCCTCCATCACGATGTCACGCACGTCGTCACTCACTGGTGGCTGCTCCCGAGCTCACGAGTGTGCCGATGCCCTCGCCGAGCAGCGCGCGCCTGATGTTTCCGGGCGCGGTGACGTCGAACACGATGATCGGTAGCTCGTTGTCCATGCAGAACGTGATCGCGGTGGAGTCCATGACCTTGAGCCCGCGGCTGAGCACTTCGAGGTAGCTCACCTCGACGAGCTTCACCGCGTCGGAGTGACTCCGCGGATCAGCGCTGTACACGCCGTCGACGCCCGAATGTGTGCCCTTCAGGATCGCCTCGGCGCCGATCTCCGCGGCGCGGAGCGCGGCGGTGGTGTCGGTAGTGAAGTACGGGTTGCCGTTGCCCGCGGCGAACACGACGACACGACCCTTCTCCAGATGGCGGATCGCACGGAGCGGGATGAACGGTTCCGCGATCTGCGTCATCGCGATCGCAGTTTGCACGCGCGTCGGCTGGCCGACCGCTTCCAGCGCATCCTGGAGCGCGAGCGCGTTGATCACCGTGCCGAGCATGCCCATGTAGTCGGAGCGGGCGCGATCCATGCCGCGGTTCTCGCCCGACATTCCACGCCAGATGTTGCCGCCACCCATCACGACGGCAATCTCGACTCCGAGGTCACGCCGCGACGACTCGATCTCCCCGGCGATGCGGGCCACGACCTCGGCGTCGATGTGATGCCCGGTGGCCTCGTTCTCGAGCGCCTCGCCCGACAGCTTCAGCACCACCCGATGGAAGCGACTCGACCCCATAGGGAGGGAAGTTACTCCTCGCCGACCTTCACGCGAGCGAAGCGGCGCAGGGTGGCTCCGCTCCCGAGACCCTCGACGAGCTTGCCGATCGAGACCTTCGGGTCCTTCACGGAACCCTGCTCGAGGAGCACCACGTCCTTGTAGAACGCGTTGAGCCGTCCAGTGACCGCACCGGCGAGCTTCGCCTCGGGCACCCCTTCGTTCCGGCTCTTCGCCTCGATCACCGCGCGCTCACGCTCGACGATGTCGGCCGGCACCTCATCGCGCGTGAGGTAGCCGGGGGAGGCGAACGCGACGTGCAACGAGATTTCGTGCGCGAGCTCACGTGCCTTCGAGTCGGACGGGTCGACGCCGCCGAGCTCGACAAGCACGCCGATCGTGCCGCGGTTGTTCTGTGTGTGGGTATACGCATCGACGAGTCCGTCAGCCGCCTCGAAGCGAACGACGCGACCGAGCGACACGTTCTCGCCGAGCTTGGCCGCGAGCTGCGTGAGCGTGTCGCCCACGGTGGAGCCTTCGTACGGGAGTGAGGCGACGTCACCGTCACCCTCGGCGGCCACGAGCTTCGCAACCGCCGACACCGTGGCCGTGAACTCGGTGCCCTTGGCGACGAAGTCGGTGTTGCAGTTGAGCCCGACGATCACGCCCACGTTGCCGTCGACCAGCGTCTCGACCGCGCCCTCGGTGGCCTCGCGCTCCGACAGCTTTCCGGCTTTGCCCAGCCCGAGCTCGCGCAGCCAGTCGATCGACCGCTCGAGGTCACCGTCGTTCTGCTCGAGCGCCTTCTTGCAGTCCATCATCCCCGCGCCCGTTGCCTTGCGCAGCGCGGCAACGTCTTTCGCCGCGATCTCAGCCATCGGTCTGCTGCTCCTCCGTCGTGCTCTCGGTTGGGCTTTCGGGCTCGGGCGCGTCCGCCGCGGGCGCTTCCGCCTTGGCCTCGTCCAGGCGCGCTTCGCGCTCGCGCTGCGCGGCGGCGGCCGTGTTCCGCGCGGCCTGCTGCTCCTCGTCACGGCGCGCCCGTTCCTCGGGGCCGAGGTTCACCACCGGCGGTGCCTCGGGCTTCGCGTCCTCCGCCTTGGTACCGGGGCGTCCACGCTTGCGCTGGTCGAGCCAGCGACCCTCGATGACCGCCTCCGCGATGATCCGGCACATCAGGTTGGCGGAACGGATCGCGTCGTCGTTGCCGGGGATCACGTAGTCGATCAGGTCGGGATCGCAGTTGGTGTCGACGACGGCGATCACCGGGATGCCAAGACGGTTCGCCTCGGTGACCGCGATGTGCTCCTTCTTCGTGTCGATCACGAAGACGGCGTCGGGTGGACGTTCGAGGTTGCGAATACCGCCCAGGTTGCGCTCGAGCTTCGCGAGCTCGCGCTTCACCTTGAGGCCTTCCTTCTTGATCATCTGTTCGGTCTCACCCGACGCGACGAGCTGCTCGAGCTCGCGCAACTTCGACACGCGCGCGTGCACGGTCTGGAAGTTGGTGAGCATCCCGCCCAGCCAGCGGTAGTTCACGTAGGGCGAGTTCGACCGATCGGCCTGCTTCTGGATCGGCTCCTGGGTCTGCTTCTTCGTGCCGACGAAGAGAACGGTGCCACCGTTCTCCACGGTGCCCCGGACGAACCGGTAGGCGGTGTCGATCCGCTCGAGCGTCTGTTGCAGGTCGATGATGTAGATCCCGTTGCGCTCACCGAAGATGAATCGCTTCATCTTCGGGTTCCAGCGGCGGGTCTGGTGGCCGAAGTGAACGCCGGCCTCCAGCAGGTTCTTCATCGTGACGACCGCGGTGGTCTCAGCCACAGTGGTCCTTTCGTTCGTGCAGCCGGACGCGACAGCCACCTCGAGCCGGTCGACCGGTCTGCTCCTCGGTTGTTCCTCCGCCCGCCGGCACCGAGATGTCAGCTCGGAGAGCTGGTTTCCGGGTGACCGGGGACTGCGGGCGTGCGTGATCCCGGGCGAGACGCTCGGGTCGCCGCCCAGTGTACTGGCCGAGGTTCGGCCGGTCCTCGGAGATCCGGGTCAGCCCGAGGCGCGGGTGCCAGAAGCCCGGGTGATGGCGGCGACGAGAGCGACGGGGGTGAGTGGCTGGTCGGTGAGCACCACGCCGAGCGGGGCGAGCGCGTCGGCGACCGCGTTGAAGACCGCGGCGGGCGCCCCGATGGCCCCACCCTCACCCATGCCCTTGAAGCCCCCCGGGCGGGCGGACGCGGTCTGGATGTGGCCGTACTCCATCACCGCGACATCGGCGGCGGTCGGGAGCAGGTAGTCGAGGAACGTGGTGGTGGTGGGGTTGCCGTCGCAGTCGTACACGAAGTGCTCGAACAGCACCCCGCCGATCCCCTGCACCACTCCCCCGGCAATCTGGCCCTCCACGACGTTGGGGTTGATCAGCGCGCCGCAGTCTTCGCTCACGATGTAACGGACCAGGGTCACGAGGCCGGTGTTCGGGTCGACCTCGCACGTGCAGATGTGCGCGGCATTCGACCACGTGGGCCCCTCGGTGGTGAAGCGCGACGCGATCTCCAGACCCGGCGGCACGCCGTTGGGGAGGTCGCGGGGCTTCATGTAGGCGAGATGCGCGACCTCGGCCAGTGTCTTCTGCGCCGTGGGCGTACCGCGTACCGACACCACGCCGCCTTCCATCTCGAGGTCGTCGGGTGAGGCCTCGAGCATGTGCGCGGCGATCTGAAACACGCGCTCGCGCATCTCGAGCGCAGCCTGGCGCGCCGCGCCGCCGCCGAACACGGCGTTGCGGCTCCCGCCCGTGGTCGCACCGATCGGCGCGATGGCGGTGTCGCCGATGAGCACCTCGACGTCGTCGGGATGCACGCCGAGATACTCGGCGGTGACCTGAGCGATGATCGTCTCCATGCTGTGACCCTGCGAGTTCACCCCGCTCATCACCTGGATGGAACCGCTCGGGTCGATGCGGATCGTGGCCGACTCGGTGATGCCGACGCCGAAGGCTCCGGCGGTGGGCTCGATGTACACCGCGATGCCGACGCCGAGGTACCGGCCCTGCTCGCGCGCCGCGGCCTGCTCGCGGCGAAACGCGTCGTAGTCGAGCATGGCGGCGGCTTGCTCGAGCGTCTCGGCCGGGGTGATGCGATCGAAGGTGGCGCCGGCCGTGGTGGTGTACGGGAGATCCGACTGGTGCACGATGTTGCGCCGGCGGAGCTCGAGTGGGTCGATGCCCGCGTTCCGTGCCGCGATGTCGAGCATGATCTCGCGCGCGACCGTCTCCATCATCCATGGGCCGCGGTAGGCGCCTCGACGCGATGTGTTGGTGATCACGCTCGTGCTCGACCCGCCCATCTTCCCGACCTTGTAGGGACCGGGAAGGAAGCGCAGGATGCTCGCCCCGCCACCCCCCGCGGAGTACGCACCCAGGTCGTCGATGTGCTCCACCTGCATCGCGACGATCTTGCCGCCGTCGTCGAGCGCGACCGACACCTCGGCCTCCTCTGCGCGCGAGTGCGACGCGGCCACGAGGTTCTCCCAGCGATCTTCCGACCACTTCACCGGGCGACGGAGCGCGCGTGCCGCGAGCACGAGTGCGGTCTCCTCGCGTCCGACACTGATCTTCTGACCGAATGCGCCGCCGACATCGGGAACGATCACGTGCACCTTGTTGACCGCGAGACCGAGGAAGCGCGCAAAGTGGTCGCGCGCGGCGTGCGCGCCCTGGCTCGAGATCCACACCGTCATCTCGCCGCGCGCAGGGTCCCAGCTCCCGACGGCGCCGCGCGTCTCCAGAGGTACAGCGACGTAGCGGTGCTGGCGGATGGTCTCGGTGACGACGTGTGCCGCTCCTTCGAACGCCGCCCCGAGCTCCGGATCGTCGGGCGACGTGGTGGTGCGGGCGACATTCGAGCCGAGCTCCGGATGCACGAGCTCGTCGGTGTTGTCGACCGCCGCCCACAGGTCGACCACCGCGGGCCGGGGGTCGTAGTCGACGGTGACCAGCTCGCAGGCATCCTCCGCGATCGCGCGCGTGTCGGCGACCACGAGCACGATCGGGTCGCCCACGAAGCAGACCACGTCGCGCGCCAGCGGCCGAGCACCGAGGGGGCCCGCGTTCAGGGCGTCGGGTGCGGCGACATCGGCAAGATCGTCGTAGGTGTAGACCGCCACCACACCAAGCAGCGCAGCCGCCTCGCCGAGGTCGAGACGCGTAATCGCCGCCCGCGCGTGCGGACTGCGCACGAACGCGGCGTGCAACATGCCGGGGACGACGACGTCGTCGGTGTAGCGGCCGCGACCGGTGAGAAAGCGCGGGTCTTCCTTCCGCTCGACACGAGCGCCGACGAAGCGGCCTGCCTCCACCTCGACGAGTCCCTCGGGAATCGGGGCGTGTTGCTCAGTCTTCGCCATCTTCTCCGCTCTCGGCACTCCGTGCCGGGCCGCTCAGGCCACGGCTCGACTCGGGCGGCCGAGCCTACCCATCAGCGCACTCGGCGCATCTCGACTCTGCCGGGCTCGGTGAGCCGGTAGGCGACGAGCACGCGGTTGCCGGTGCCGACGTGCGCGACCGCGATGGGGAGCCCGTTGAGCCGTCGCGCGTCGGTGTGCGCGACCACGCGTCCGGAGACGCGGTCGAGCACGAACAGCTCGCCCGAGAGCGTGGTGACCACCACCCGGCGCGGGAGGAGCACGACCTGGGTGTCGAAGACCCGTTGACGAAGCTCGCGCGTCCAGCGCGGCTCGCCCGACACCGGATCGATCGCGGACACCTGGCCGATGCGGTCGATGACGACGTAGTCGTGGCCGTCGACGGCCGGCACGATGCTCGGCTCGAAGGACGCGGGCATGATCACGGCCCAGTCGGGCTGCCCGGTGGTGAGGTTGTACCCGCCGACCGCGGCACTGAACTTGCCGTCACCGAGCGCGACGAACGCGCGCCCACCGTTCACGACCGGCGCCGCGGTGAAGAGGTCGGCGAGGTGCTCCCAGCGGAGCACTCCGGTCGTGAGTTCAAAGGCCCGCGTCGTGGGCGCCGGCCGTTCGTGCCAGACCGCCACGACGACGGATGCTGCAACGTCGATGCGGGACGCCGAGAATTGGTCACCCTCGTAGTGCACCGACCACCTGACCGCGCCGCTCGACGCGTCGAACGCGCGCAAGGTTCCGGAATGGTCGCCCGCAACCGCAAACGAGCCGCCGAGGGCCACCGAGCTGACCTCGGTGCCCATGGGGTGCTCCCACCGGATCGCGCCGTCGTGGGGGGNNNNNNNNNNCCCCCCCCCCCCCCCCCGCGCCCGGTGGCACCGACCAACACGAGGTCACGGTCGGTCGCGGGTGCTCCCTCGGACACGCCGTCGACCTTCGTCTGCCATCGCGTGCTCCCCCGCGCGTCGAGCGCACGGACGTGGCCGGAGTCGATCGTGACCACCGCGCCGTCGGCGTCGGCGGTGAGCGCGAGCGGACCGCCGGGCAGATTGCTCGACCAGATCGGCTGTGACAGCGCGTCGGGCGCAGCGCGCGCGGGCGTGGGGAGCGCGAGCACAACGGCCATCGCGAACGCGAAGACGAGCGTACGTGTCTTCATCGGGTTCCTCCTCCGAGTGCTGCGCCCGCGACGTCGCCGAACCCGTGCGAGGCGCGACTGATCAGCACCGGTGCGATCGCGCCGCGCAACGCGGTGCCGAGCCCCACGCATGGCGGTGCGCGTCCTTCCAAGGCCGCGCGCACCGCGCGCAGCGCGTTCGGGTCTTGCACGATCGCGCTGTGCTCGCCCGGACTGTTGACCGCGACCGTTGTTTCGGTCGCGCCCCGCAACGAGATGTTGGTGGCGGGAACGACGAGATCCTCGGTGGCGCCGATCGAGGTGTAGTCGACGTGCTCGGGCACGCCGCCGCGCTGGACACCGCGGATCAGCGACGAGTGCTCCGACAGCTGCCGGACCGAGACCGCGTTCGGAGGCGGGAGCGACCCGAAGCGGTGACCGACTTCGTCGAGCACCCACTTCCCGGCGCTCGACGAGCGCACCTGCGAACCGGCGGTGGCGAGCGGCGCACCCTCGTGCGGGGAGGAGAGGGTGATCACGGTGCCGATCGGCGGCAGCGTCGGGTCGGCGGCCCGGTACACCTTGTGAAGGAAGACGTCGACCACCACGCCGCCCTGCGAGTGCGCGATGAGATCGACCTCGCGTCCCGGCTGCTCGCGTTGCATGGCGCGCAATTGGTCGGCGAGCCTCCGAGCAGCCGTCAGGAGGCTCCCGCGGGTCGCGCCGGCGTCGTACGGGCCGCCGTCCTGCGCGTAGGAGTAGAAGCGCACCTCGCCTTCGCCGCGGTGGTAGCCGAGTGCCGCGACGTCGAGCGCGACCGTGGGCCCGCGATCCCCCGCCTGTCCCGAGCTGTTGATCCCGGCGAGGACCATCACGCGATGCGCCGAACCGCCGGTTCCGTCGGCAGGGGCCGCGTAGTCGGTGCAATCCGTGGTAACGGTGTCGGCGAAACGGCGGCCTATCTCGACGATGTCGAGCGCGAGCATCCCGATCGGCGTGCGGGCCAACCCCGACGCGACCGTCGCGGGGAGCGCGCGCAGCATGGCGATCGTGTCGTGGAGCGGACCTCGCAACCCGTCGAGCACGTCGCTCGCGGTCCCGGCGGCGGCATGGAGGGCGCGCAACCCGGCGTCGACGGCAACGCCTGCGCGATCGCCGAGCCAGTCGCCGACGTCGCAGGCCGCATCCACCACGGCCCCGACGACCGGGACGTCGGGACCGCAGCCGTCGCCGTCGGCCTCGTCAGCTGCGCTCGAACCCGCGACGGGCTGACCCGGGCTCGGCAGGTGGAGCGACGCCTGGAGCTCTCGGCGCTCGTCGGCCGAGGTCCACGGCGCTTCGTGCGGATCTCCGGCGGGGACGAGGCGCACGAGCTTCGTGAGGTCGTCGGGCCGGAACAGCACCATCGGGTCGACATAGGTCTCGCCGGTGCGCAGCCCGAAGTGGAGCACGCTGGCGTCGTGGTCCGACCCGGCACCGCCCGTGGTGCCGACGACATCGCCGCGCGCAGCGGCTTGTCCCTCGCGCACGCCGATCGTCTGCAGGAACGAGTACGAGGTGCGGAGGTTGCCGTCGTGAGCGACCGTCACGTGCAACGTGCCGGCGACCGAACCGGCGAAGCTCACGACGCCGTCGTTGGCGGCGTGCACAGGCGTTCCGGGGGCAGCCGCGAAGTCGACCCCGCGGTGACCCGGCCCGTAGATCGAGCTCGGTTGTTGGAACGGGCGAACGACCGCGCCGTCGACCGGCCGCTGCCACGCGCCGGCGGGTTGCGCGGGCTCACCCGCGCGCGCCGGTACCCCGCTGACGGTGACGCTGACGAAGATCGCACACGCGCCGATGCACGCGAGGCGTCGCACTGAGGATTCCATCGGCTACCCCGTGGTCGGAAAAACGACACGACACGGGGAAGAGCCGGGAAAGAGGAGCAGGAGAAGTGCGCCGATCGTACCGACGCGTTACGCGGTTGCCAAGGGGCAATTTCCCTCGGGCGTGATCTCAGCGGATCAGTAGTGGACCGGGCCGGCTTCGCGTTCGGGTTCGGAGAGACGGCCGCGCAGCTGCAGGATCGCCTTCGTGTGGATCTGACACACACGGCTCTCCGTGACGCCGAGGATCCCGCCGATCTCCGCGAGCGTGAGCCCCTCGTAGTAGTAGAGGGTGAGGACGAGACGCTCACGATCGGGCATGCGGTTGATCGCGTCGGCGAGGAGATGCTTCATCTCGTCGGTCTCGAACGCCTCGACCGGGTCGTGCGCACGGTCGGCGATGGTGTCGCCGAGGGTCGCGGAGCCGCTGCGGTCGCTCGAGCTCGCGGCCAAGAGGTCGTCGAGCGCGACGAGGCCGGTGAACGAGATCTGCGACAGCGTTTGCGCGAGCTCGTCGCTGCTCATCTCCAGCTCGGCAGCGACCTCGCCGTCATCGGGACTGCGCCGCAGCTCGTTCTCGAGCTTGGAGTAGGCACGCTCGATCGCGCGTGCCTTCGCGCGTACCGAACGCGGCACCCAGTCGATCGAGCGGAGCTCGTCGATGATCGCGCCTTTGATGCGCGAGATCGCGTACGTCTCGAACTTGAAGCCGCGTCCGGGGTCGAACTTGTCGATCGCGT
This window contains:
- the whiG gene encoding RNA polymerase sigma factor WhiG, encoding MPDDAAAAINELWDEYKAGGTLDARERLILHYSPLVKFVAGRVAAGLPQNIEQSDLVSYGIFGLIDAIDKFDPGRGFKFETYAISRIKGAIIDELRSIDWVPRSVRAKARAIERAYSKLENELRRSPDDGEVAAELEMSSDELAQTLSQISFTGLVALDDLLAASSSDRSGSATLGDTIADRAHDPVEAFETDEMKHLLADAINRMPDRERLVLTLYYYEGLTLAEIGGILGVTESRVCQIHTKAILQLRGRLSEPEREAGPVHY
- a CDS encoding peptidoglycan DD-metalloendopeptidase family protein is translated as MESSVRRLACIGACAIFVSVTVSGVPARAGEPAQPAGAWQRPVDGAVVRPFQQPSSIYGPGHRGVDFAAAPGTPVHAANDGVVSFAGSVAGTLHVTVAHDGNLRTSYSFLQTIGVREGQAAARGDVVGTTGGAGSDHDASVLHFGLRTGETYVDPMVLFRPDDLTKLVRLVPAGDPHEAPWTSADERRELQASLHLPSPGQPVAGSSAADEADGDGCGPDVPVVGAVVDAACDVGDWLGDRAGVAVDAGLRALHAAAGTASDVLDGLRGPLHDTIAMLRALPATVASGLARTPIGMLALDIVEIGRRFADTVTTDCTDYAAPADGTGGSAHRVMVLAGINSSGQAGDRGPTVALDVAALGYHRGEGEVRFYSYAQDGGPYDAGATRGSLLTAARRLADQLRAMQREQPGREVDLIAHSQGGVVVDVFLHKVYRAADPTLPPIGTVITLSSPHEGAPLATAGSQVRSSSAGKWVLDEVGHRFGSLPPPNAVSVRQLSEHSSLIRGVQRGGVPEHVDYTSIGATEDLVVPATNISLRGATETTVAVNSPGEHSAIVQDPNALRAVRAALEGRAPPCVGLGTALRGAIAPVLISRASHGFGDVAGAALGGGTR
- a CDS encoding PQQ-binding-like beta-propeller repeat protein, which produces PHDGAIRWEHPMGTEVSSVALGGSFAVAGDHSGTLRAFDASSGAVRWSVHYEGDQFSASRIDVAASVVVAVWHERPAPTTRAFELTTGVLRWEHLADLFTAAPVVNGGRAFVALGDGKFSAAVGGYNLTTGQPDWAVIMPASFEPSIVPAVDGHDYVVIDRIGQVSAIDPVSGEPRWTRELRQRVFDTQVVLLPRRVVVTTLSGELFVLDRVSGRVVAHTDARRLNGLPIAVAHVGTGNRVLVAYRLTEPGRVEMRRVR
- a CDS encoding phosphatidate cytidylyltransferase, which encodes MPDDFEDDPTDTPTNEGVRILGADEAQAAVEAGRGPSRPEEPPRPRREPPPDVRPAARFPLPTDRASESSGPLPLTPRPAPASESSGPLPLPHWTEPPTGEVPMISADDPLDDDIFSTSGSTPRFRSEAGEWSESDFGDFDDDPVHDDSGELGALVDVPDVDDDEVFADEVAARRSPDRRSRGRAARAGAAATASAYGAAEANDRPSRAMPMHDDLMTRVITGVILAGIGLAAFALGRAATATLVTIIVAIAAFEFYEGVRRAGFQPATIIGLLGSAGLVSIAYSYGERAFPLVSAVVLGFTLFWYLAKVVNARPMVNAAVTMLGYGYVGVLGGFAGLLLVYPDGVGMIIGLVICAVGYDVVGYVVGSRLGRRALAPDVSPNKTVEGLIAGMVASVILGAVVAEVMGLHPWNSLADGLLLGVVVAIFAPLGDLCESMLKRDLGLKDLGTLLPGHGGALDRFDAMLFCLPAVYYLVLARDII
- a CDS encoding xanthine dehydrogenase family protein molybdopterin-binding subunit; this translates as MAKTEQHAPIPEGLVEVEAGRFVGARVERKEDPRFLTGRGRYTDDVVVPGMLHAAFVRSPHARAAITRLDLGEAAALLGVVAVYTYDDLADVAAPDALNAGPLGARPLARDVVCFVGDPIVLVVADTRAIAEDACELVTVDYDPRPAVVDLWAAVDNTDELVHPELGSNVARTTTSPDDPELGAAFEGAAHVVTETIRQHRYVAVPLETRGAVGSWDPARGEMTVWISSQGAHAARDHFARFLGLAVNKVHVIVPDVGGAFGQKISVGREETALVLAARALRRPVKWSEDRWENLVAASHSRAEEAEVSVALDDGGKIVAMQVEHIDDLGAYSAGGGGASILRFLPGPYKVGKMGGSSTSVITNTSRRGAYRGPWMMETVAREIMLDIAARNAGIDPLELRRRNIVHQSDLPYTTTAGATFDRITPAETLEQAAAMLDYDAFRREQAAAREQGRYLGVGIAVYIEPTAGAFGVGITESATIRIDPSGSIQVMSGVNSQGHSMETIIAQVTAEYLGVHPDDVEVLIGDTAIAPIGATTGGSRNAVFGGGAARQAALEMRERVFQIAAHMLEASPDDLEMEGGVVSVRGTPTAQKTLAEVAHLAYMKPRDLPNGVPPGLEIASRFTTEGPTWSNAAHICTCEVDPNTGLVTLVRYIVSEDCGALINPNVVEGQIAGGVVQGIGGVLFEHFVYDCDGNPTTTTFLDYLLPTAADVAVMEYGHIQTASARPGGFKGMGEGGAIGAPAAVFNAVADALAPLGVVLTDQPLTPVALVAAITRASGTRASG
- the rpsB gene encoding 30S ribosomal protein S2, yielding MKNLLEAGVHFGHQTRRWNPKMKRFIFGERNGIYIIDLQQTLERIDTAYRFVRGTVENGGTVLFVGTKKQTQEPIQKQADRSNSPYVNYRWLGGMLTNFQTVHARVSKLRELEQLVASGETEQMIKKEGLKVKRELAKLERNLGGIRNLERPPDAVFVIDTKKEHIAVTEANRLGIPVIAVVDTNCDPDLIDYVIPGNDDAIRSANLMCRIIAEAVIEGRWLDQRKRGRPGTKAEDAKPEAPPVVNLGPEERARRDEEQQAARNTAAAAQREREARLDEAKAEAPAADAPEPESPTESTTEEQQTDG
- a CDS encoding PQQ-binding-like beta-propeller repeat protein — its product is MKTRTLVFAFAMAVVLALPTPARAAPDALSQPIWSSNLPGGPLALTADADGAVVTIDSGHVRALDARGSTRWQTKVDGVSEGAPATDRDLVLVGATGRGGGGGG
- the pyrH gene encoding UMP kinase, whose protein sequence is MGSSRFHRVVLKLSGEALENEATGHHIDAEVVARIAGEIESSRRDLGVEIAVVMGGGNIWRGMSGENRGMDRARSDYMGMLGTVINALALQDALEAVGQPTRVQTAIAMTQIAEPFIPLRAIRHLEKGRVVVFAAGNGNPYFTTDTTAALRAAEIGAEAILKGTHSGVDGVYSADPRSHSDAVKLVEVSYLEVLSRGLKVMDSTAITFCMDNELPIIVFDVTAPGNIRRALLGEGIGTLVSSGAATSE
- the tsf gene encoding translation elongation factor Ts, translated to MAEIAAKDVAALRKATGAGMMDCKKALEQNDGDLERSIDWLRELGLGKAGKLSEREATEGAVETLVDGNVGVIVGLNCNTDFVAKGTEFTATVSAVAKLVAAEGDGDVASLPYEGSTVGDTLTQLAAKLGENVSLGRVVRFEAADGLVDAYTHTQNNRGTIGVLVELGGVDPSDSKARELAHEISLHVAFASPGYLTRDEVPADIVERERAVIEAKSRNEGVPEAKLAGAVTGRLNAFYKDVVLLEQGSVKDPKVSIGKLVEGLGSGATLRRFARVKVGEE
- the frr gene encoding ribosome recycling factor yields the protein MEDCADKMRKAVSHLQGEFAGVRTGRANSALVEKLKVDFYGSEVPLQQIAGFGVPEPRVLTISPYDKTSIKSIEKALQTSDLGINPSNDGQIIRLVFPELTEERRKDLVKIVRHQAEEARVAVRNIRRQARHDLEAFEKDGEIGKDDLDRAEKELEKRTHDVGTEIDELLKHKENELLQI